Proteins from one Malaya genurostris strain Urasoe2022 chromosome 2, Malgen_1.1, whole genome shotgun sequence genomic window:
- the LOC131432991 gene encoding chitin synthase chs-2 isoform X1 — MSAIRHRPLATQNESDDNFSDDESTPLTQDIYGGSQRTVQETKGWDVFRDPPIKEDTGSMADQACLELTIKILKIFAYLFTFVIVLAGGVIAKGCVLFMSSQLRRDRKITYCNRDIARDKQFVVALPEEERIAWMWALMIAFAVPEIGTFIRSTRICFFKSMKMPQKSHFLMVFLMESFHTIGLVLLFFVVLPEVDSVKGAMLTNCLCVIPGMLGLFSRTNKEGKRAVKTIVDLAAIAAQITGFVVWPLLENRPVLWLIPISALLTSCGWWENYVSPQSPFGFVRSMGRVKEDLKQTRYFTYMFLSLWKIILLFCFVLFVNLIRGDEVSNFFSLFGVGFGPHKIVVEEVTVAFSSALPDLVEASQAGDTVDIDAAYNTVTYVLIIQILGAYFCYIFGKFACKILIQGFSYAFPVNLTIPVAISLLIAACGIRNDDPCFFHGSIPDYLFFESPPVFRLSDFANRQMAWAWLLWLLSQTWITLHIWTPKCERLANTEKLFVIPMYNALLIDQSMAMNRRRDDQADVKTEDLAEIEKEKGDEYYETISVHTDGSALPRPSVKSSDHITRIYACATLWHETKEEMMVFLKSIMRMDEDQCARRVAQKYLRIVDPDYYEFETHIFFDDAFEISDHSDDDIQCNRFVKILVDTIDEAASEVHQTNIRLRPPKKYPTPYGGRLVWTLPGKTKLIAHLKDKDRIRHRKRWSQVMYMYYLLGHRLMELPISVDRKDVMAENTYLLTLDGDIDFNPSAVTLLVDLMKKNKNLGAACGRIHPVGSGPMVWYQKFEYAIGHWLQKATEHMIGCVLCSPGCFSLFRGKGLMDDNVMRKYTTRSDEARHYVQYDQGEDRWLCTLLLQRGYRVEYSAASDAYTHCPEGFNEFYNQRRRWVPSTIANIMDLLMDYKRTIKINDNISLLYIFYQMMLMGGTILGPGTIFLMLVGAFVAAFKIDNWTSFYYNIIPILLFMLVCFTCKSNIQLLLAQILSTMYALIMMAVIVGTALQLGEDGIGSPSAIFLIAMTGSFFIAACLHPQEFWCIASGLIYLLSIPSMYLLLILYSIINLNVVSWGTREVVAKKTKKELEQEKKEAEEASKRVKQKSLLGFLQGGADSNSDEEGSIEISIAGLFRCLLCTHGKTTDEKAQLIHIADALDSITKKIEVLEKHIDPHAHHTRKRTASAGSKDHHLGSVAEDTEDEDDRSDSETSTLQRNERDFLTNPYWIEDPDLKKGEVDFISSTEIQFWKDLIDQYLYPIDQNKEEQARIAHDLKELRDSSVFGFIMINALFVLIVFLLQLNKDNIHVKWPLGVKTNITYDEATQEVHISKEYLQLEPIGLVFVFFFALILVIQFTAMLFHRFGTLSHILASTELNWGCNKKPEELSQDALIDKHAVEIVKNLQRLQGIDGDYDNDSGSGPDRIARRRTIQNLEKARQPRRQIGTLDVAFKKRFLKLTADENNSGTPILTRRMTMRRETIRALEVRKNSVMAERRKSQMQTLGANNEYGITGVNTSSNAPTRPTRTSNAGVSVKDIFNVNGGPGGDIYGVTGQVNQAYEPVIEDDDRNSLRLQPRNQVTWSNNNGRL; from the exons CCAACGCACGGTACAGGAAACCAAAGGATGGGACGTCTTCCGGGATCCTCCGATCAAGGAGGACACCGGATCCATGGCCGACCAGGCCTGTCTGGAGCTGACAATCAAAATCCTGAAAATATTTGCCTACCTGTTCACCTTCGTAATCGTCCTGGCCGGTGGGGTGATTGCAAAGGGATGTGTTCTATTCATGTCCTCGCAGCTCCGGAGGGATCGCAAAATTACCTACTGCAACCGAGACATAGCACGAGATAAGCAGTTCGTGGTAGCACTGCCCGAGGAAGAACGAATCGCGTGGATGTGGGCGCTGATGATCGCTTTCGCCGTGCCCGAGATAGGTACCTTTATCCGATCAACGAGAATATGTTTCTTCAAATCGATGAAGATGCCACAAAAGTCGCACTTTTTGATGGTGTTTCTAATGGAATCTTTTCACACGATTGGATTGGTTTTGCTGTTTTTCGTAGTTCTACCGGAAGTCGATTCGGTGAAAGGAGCCATGCTGACCAATTGCCTTTGTGTTATTCCAG GTATGCTAGGACTTTTTTCGCGGACTAACAAGGAAGGAAAACGAGCGGTCAAAACAATTGTGGATCTAGCAGCAATCGCCGCGCAAATCACTGGCTTTGTGGTGTGGCCACTACTGGAAAACCGACCGGTACTGTGGTTGATTCCCATCTCGGCACTGCTTACGTCCTGTGGTTGGTGGGAAAATTACGTCTCTCCTCAGAGTCCTTTTGGATTCGTTCGGTCTATGGGTCGCGTAAAGGAAGACCTCAAACAAACGCGTTACTTTACGTATATGTTCCTATCGTTGTGGAAAATCATACTGCTCTTCTGTTTCGTTCTATTTGTCAATCTAATACGAGGTGATGAAGTGTCCAACTTTTTCTCTCTATTCGGGGTTGGTTTCGGTCCACATAAAATCGTAGTTGAAGAGGTCACCGTAGCATTCAGCTCGGCTCTACCGGATCTCGTGGAAGCTTCGCAGGCAGGCGATACCGTTGATATCGACGCCGCTTACAACACGGTAACCTATGTGCTGATCATTCAGATTTTAGGTGCCTACTTCTGCTACATTTTTGGCAAATTTGCGTGTAAAATTCTGATACAAGGCTTCAGTTACGCATTTCCGGTGAATCTAACAATTCCGGTGGCGATTTCCTTACTGATCGCCGCTTGCGGAATACGAAATGACGATCCTTGCTTCTTCCATGGCTCCATTCCGGATTATTTGTTTTTCGAAAGTCCCCCGGTGTTCCGGTTGAGTGACTTTGCCAATCGCCAGATGGCATGGGCTTGGCTGCTATGgttactgtcgcagacctggaTCACTTTGCATATCTGGAcgccaaagtgcgagcgtttggCCAACACCGAAAAACTATTTGTCATTCCGATGTACAATGCCTTGCTGATAGACCAATCGATGGCCATGAACCGGCGGCGAGATGATCAGGCGGATGTCAAAACCGAGGACTTGGCAGAAATCGAGAAAGAGAAAGGAGACGAATATTACGAGACTATTTCGGTACATACGGATGGTTCGGCATTGCCACGGCCCAGTGTTAAATCTTCGGATCATATCACAAGGATCTACGCATGCGCTACCTTGTGGCACGAAACGAAGGAAGAGATGATGGTGTTTTTGAAATCGATCATGCGAATGGACGAAGACCAGTGCGCTAGACGTGTGGCACAGAAATATCTGCGAATAGTTGATCCCGATTACTACGAATTCGAGA CTCACATTTTCTTTGATGATgcctttgaaatttccgatcacaGCGATGATGATATACAGTGTAATCGATTCGTCAAGATTCTGGTGGACACTATCGACGAGGCAGCTTCGGAGGTTCATCAGACTAACATTCGCTTGCGACCACCGAAAAAATATCCGACACCCTACGGGGGTCGCCTGGTTTGGACCCTACCTGGTAAGACTAAGTTGATTGCTCACTTGAAGGACAAAGATCGTATCCGACATCGTAAGCGCTGGTCGCAG GTGATGTACATGTACTACCTTCTTGGTCATCGTCTAATGGAGTTGCCAATATCGGTTGATCGCAAGGACGTTATGGCGGAAAATACCTATCTGCTGACACTGGACGGAGACATCGATTTCAACCCAAGCGCTGTCACTCTGCTCGTCGATTTGATGAAGAAGAACAAGAACCTGGGGGCGGCTTGTGGACGTATTCATCCGGTCGGATCCGGTCCCATGGTGTGGTATCAGAAGTTCGAGTACGCCATAGGTCATTGGCTGCAGAAGGCTACGGAACATATGATCGGCTGTGTACTTTGTAGTCCGGGTTGTTTCTCGTTGTTCAGAGGTAAAGGTCTCATGGACGATAATGTAATGCGCAAGTACACAACACGGTCCGACGAAGCTAGACATTACGTCCAGTACGATCAGGGAGAGGATCGATGGTTGTGCACTCTGTTGCTGCAACGAGGCTATCGTGTTGAGTATTCAGCTGCCTCCGATGCATACACTCACTGTCCGGAAGGTTTCAACGAGTTCTATAATCAACGTCGTCGATGGGTTCCGTCCACCATCGCCAACATCATGGATCTGCTGATGGACTATAAGCGTACGATCAAAATCAACGACAACATTTCGCTACTGTACATTTTCTACCAGATGATGTTGATGGGTGGTACGATTCTTGGCCCCGGTACGATTTTCCTTATGTTGGTGGGAGCTTTTGTCGCCGCGTTCAAAATTGATAACTGGACCTCGTTCTACTACAATATTATACCCATACTGCTGTTCATGTTGGTCTGCTTTACATGCAAATCTAACATACAACTATTACTGGCACAGATCCTATCGACGATGTACGCACTGATTATGATGGCCGTGATAGTTGGTACAGCGTTACAGCTGGGAGAGGACGGCATCGGAAGTCCTTCGGCTATTTTCCTCATAGCAATGACGGGGTCATTTTTCATAGCAGCTTGTCTCCATCCGCAGGAGTTCTGGTGTATCGCCTCTGGTTTGATTTATTTGTTGTCTATACCGTCCATGTACTTGCTTTTGATCCTGTACTCGATCATTAACCTCAATGTCGTCTCCTGGGGTACCCGGGAAGTGGTGGCGAAAAAGACCAAAAAAGAACTCGAACAGGAGAAAAAAGAAGCAGAAGAGGCTTCCAAACGAGTCAAGCAAAAATCACTGCTTGGGTTCCTTCAGGGCGGGGCTGATTCAAACTCGGATGAAGAAGGATCTATTGAAATATCAATCGCTGGACTGTTCCGTTGTTTACTTTGCACGCACGGTAAAACTACTGATGAAAAGGCTCAACTGATTCACATAGCGGACGCTCTGGATTCGATCACCAAGAAAATCGAGGTACTGGAGAAACACATCGATCCGCATGCCCACCACACCCGTAAGCGAACTGCATCGGCTGGATCGAAGGATCATCATCTGGGATCGGTGGCAGAGGATACCGAGGACGAGGATGATCGTTCGGATTCGGAAACATCTACGTTGCAAAGGAACGAAAGAGATTTCCTCACCAACCCGTACTGGATTGAGGATCCGGATCTGAAGAAGGGTGAAGTGGATTTCATTTCCAGCACCGAGATTCAATTTTGGAAGGATTTGATCGACCAGTATCTATATCCGATTGATCAGAACAAGGAAGAACAG GCACGTATCGCACACGATCTGAAGGAGCTGCGTGATTCATCCGTTTTCGGATTCATCATGATCAATGCTCTCTTCGTACTGATCGTTTTCTTGCTTCAGTTGAACAAGGATAACATCCACGTCAAATGGCCACTGGGTgtcaaaacaaatattacttATGACGAAGCAACGCAAGAG GTTCACATATCGAAAGAGTATCTACAGCTCGAACCTATCGGCTTGGTGTTTGTGTTCTTCTTTGCGTTGATTCTCGTCATCCAGTTCACCGCCATGTTGTTCCATCGATTCGGAACTCTGTCGCATATCTTAGCCTCGACCGAACTTAACTGGGGCTGCAACAAAAAGCCAGAGGAGCTTTCGCAAGATGCTCTTATAGACAAG CACGCTGTCGAGATTGTGAAAAATCTGCAGAGGCTCCAGGGCATAGATGGCGACTATGACAACGATTCCGGTAGCGGTCCTGATAGGATAGCACGACGGCGAACAATTCAGAACCTAGAGAAGGCACGCCAACCGCGACGACAGATCGGCACACTGGATGTGGCGTTCAAGAAGCGTTTCCTGAAGCTAACCGCAGATGAAAACAATAGCGGTACTCCAATTCTAACCCGCAGAATGACGATGCGCCGTGAGACGATTCGAGCACTAGAGGTGCGCAAAAACTCTGTGATGGCCGAAAGACGTAAATCCCAGATGCAAACGCTGGGCGCCAATAATGAGTATGGCATCACTGGGGTCAACACT TCCAGTAATGCTCCGACACGACCCACGAGGACCTCGAATGCAGGGGTCAGTGTGAAGGACATATTCAACGTCAATGGAGGCCCGGGAGGAGACATCTACGGTGTTACGGGACAGGTCAACCAAGCATACGAACCTGTGATCGAAGATGACGATCGTAACTCGCTTAGACTGCAACCCCGCAATCAGGTTACGTGGAGCAACAACAATGGACGGCTGTGA
- the LOC131432991 gene encoding chitin synthase chs-2 isoform X2, translating into MSAIRHRPLATQNESDDNFSDDESTPLTQDIYGGSQRTVQETKGWDVFRDPPIKEDTGSMADQACLELTIKILKIFAYLFTFVIVLAGGVIAKGCVLFMSSQLRRDRKITYCNRDIARDKQFVVALPEEERIAWMWALMIAFAVPEIGTFIRSTRICFFKSMKMPQKSHFLMVFLMESFHTIGLVLLFFVVLPEVDSVKGAMLTNCLCVIPGMLGLFSRTNKEGKRAVKTIVDLAAIAAQITGFVVWPLLENRPVLWLIPISALLTSCGWWENYVSPQSPFGFVRSMGRVKEDLKQTRYFTYMFLSLWKIILLFCFVLFVNLIRGDEVSNFFSLFGVGFGPHKIVVEEVTVAFSSALPDLVEASQAGDTVDIDAAYNTVTYVLIIQILGAYFCYIFGKFACKILIQGFSYAFPVNLTIPVAISLLIAACGIRNDDPCFFHGSIPDYLFFESPPVFRLSDFANRQMAWAWLLWLLSQTWITLHIWTPKCERLANTEKLFVIPMYNALLIDQSMAMNRRRDDQADVKTEDLAEIEKEKGDEYYETISVHTDGSALPRPSVKSSDHITRIYACATLWHETKEEMMVFLKSIMRMDEDQCARRVAQKYLRIVDPDYYEFETHIFFDDAFEISDHSDDDIQCNRFVKILVDTIDEAASEVHQTNIRLRPPKKYPTPYGGRLVWTLPGKTKLIAHLKDKDRIRHRKRWSQVMYMYYLLGHRLMELPISVDRKDVMAENTYLLTLDGDIDFNPSAVTLLVDLMKKNKNLGAACGRIHPVGSGPMVWYQKFEYAIGHWLQKATEHMIGCVLCSPGCFSLFRGKGLMDDNVMRKYTTRSDEARHYVQYDQGEDRWLCTLLLQRGYRVEYSAASDAYTHCPEGFNEFYNQRRRWVPSTIANIMDLLMDYKRTIKINDNISLLYIFYQMMLMGGTILGPGTIFLMLVGAFVAAFKIDNWTSFYYNIIPILLFMLVCFTCKSNIQLLLAQILSTMYALIMMAVIVGTALQLGEDGIGSPSAIFLIAMTGSFFIAACLHPQEFWCIASGLIYLLSIPSMYLLLILYSIINLNVVSWGTREVVAKKTKKELEQEKKEAEEASKRVKQKSLLGFLQGGADSNSDEEGSIEISIAGLFRCLLCTHGKTTDEKAQLIHIADALDSITKKIEVLEKHIDPHAHHTRKRTASAGSKDHHLGSVAEDTEDEDDRSDSETSTLQRNERDFLTNPYWIEDPDLKKGEVDFISSTEIQFWKDLIDQYLYPIDQNKEEQARIASDLIELRNKSVFAFFMFNALFVLIVFLLQLNKDKLHIVWPLGVKTNITYDEVTAEVHISKEYLQLEPIGLVFVFFFALILVIQFTAMLFHRFGTLSHILASTELNWGCNKKPEELSQDALIDKHAVEIVKNLQRLQGIDGDYDNDSGSGPDRIARRRTIQNLEKARQPRRQIGTLDVAFKKRFLKLTADENNSGTPILTRRMTMRRETIRALEVRKNSVMAERRKSQMQTLGANNEYGITGVNTSSNAPTRPTRTSNAGVSVKDIFNVNGGPGGDIYGVTGQVNQAYEPVIEDDDRNSLRLQPRNQVTWSNNNGRL; encoded by the exons CCAACGCACGGTACAGGAAACCAAAGGATGGGACGTCTTCCGGGATCCTCCGATCAAGGAGGACACCGGATCCATGGCCGACCAGGCCTGTCTGGAGCTGACAATCAAAATCCTGAAAATATTTGCCTACCTGTTCACCTTCGTAATCGTCCTGGCCGGTGGGGTGATTGCAAAGGGATGTGTTCTATTCATGTCCTCGCAGCTCCGGAGGGATCGCAAAATTACCTACTGCAACCGAGACATAGCACGAGATAAGCAGTTCGTGGTAGCACTGCCCGAGGAAGAACGAATCGCGTGGATGTGGGCGCTGATGATCGCTTTCGCCGTGCCCGAGATAGGTACCTTTATCCGATCAACGAGAATATGTTTCTTCAAATCGATGAAGATGCCACAAAAGTCGCACTTTTTGATGGTGTTTCTAATGGAATCTTTTCACACGATTGGATTGGTTTTGCTGTTTTTCGTAGTTCTACCGGAAGTCGATTCGGTGAAAGGAGCCATGCTGACCAATTGCCTTTGTGTTATTCCAG GTATGCTAGGACTTTTTTCGCGGACTAACAAGGAAGGAAAACGAGCGGTCAAAACAATTGTGGATCTAGCAGCAATCGCCGCGCAAATCACTGGCTTTGTGGTGTGGCCACTACTGGAAAACCGACCGGTACTGTGGTTGATTCCCATCTCGGCACTGCTTACGTCCTGTGGTTGGTGGGAAAATTACGTCTCTCCTCAGAGTCCTTTTGGATTCGTTCGGTCTATGGGTCGCGTAAAGGAAGACCTCAAACAAACGCGTTACTTTACGTATATGTTCCTATCGTTGTGGAAAATCATACTGCTCTTCTGTTTCGTTCTATTTGTCAATCTAATACGAGGTGATGAAGTGTCCAACTTTTTCTCTCTATTCGGGGTTGGTTTCGGTCCACATAAAATCGTAGTTGAAGAGGTCACCGTAGCATTCAGCTCGGCTCTACCGGATCTCGTGGAAGCTTCGCAGGCAGGCGATACCGTTGATATCGACGCCGCTTACAACACGGTAACCTATGTGCTGATCATTCAGATTTTAGGTGCCTACTTCTGCTACATTTTTGGCAAATTTGCGTGTAAAATTCTGATACAAGGCTTCAGTTACGCATTTCCGGTGAATCTAACAATTCCGGTGGCGATTTCCTTACTGATCGCCGCTTGCGGAATACGAAATGACGATCCTTGCTTCTTCCATGGCTCCATTCCGGATTATTTGTTTTTCGAAAGTCCCCCGGTGTTCCGGTTGAGTGACTTTGCCAATCGCCAGATGGCATGGGCTTGGCTGCTATGgttactgtcgcagacctggaTCACTTTGCATATCTGGAcgccaaagtgcgagcgtttggCCAACACCGAAAAACTATTTGTCATTCCGATGTACAATGCCTTGCTGATAGACCAATCGATGGCCATGAACCGGCGGCGAGATGATCAGGCGGATGTCAAAACCGAGGACTTGGCAGAAATCGAGAAAGAGAAAGGAGACGAATATTACGAGACTATTTCGGTACATACGGATGGTTCGGCATTGCCACGGCCCAGTGTTAAATCTTCGGATCATATCACAAGGATCTACGCATGCGCTACCTTGTGGCACGAAACGAAGGAAGAGATGATGGTGTTTTTGAAATCGATCATGCGAATGGACGAAGACCAGTGCGCTAGACGTGTGGCACAGAAATATCTGCGAATAGTTGATCCCGATTACTACGAATTCGAGA CTCACATTTTCTTTGATGATgcctttgaaatttccgatcacaGCGATGATGATATACAGTGTAATCGATTCGTCAAGATTCTGGTGGACACTATCGACGAGGCAGCTTCGGAGGTTCATCAGACTAACATTCGCTTGCGACCACCGAAAAAATATCCGACACCCTACGGGGGTCGCCTGGTTTGGACCCTACCTGGTAAGACTAAGTTGATTGCTCACTTGAAGGACAAAGATCGTATCCGACATCGTAAGCGCTGGTCGCAG GTGATGTACATGTACTACCTTCTTGGTCATCGTCTAATGGAGTTGCCAATATCGGTTGATCGCAAGGACGTTATGGCGGAAAATACCTATCTGCTGACACTGGACGGAGACATCGATTTCAACCCAAGCGCTGTCACTCTGCTCGTCGATTTGATGAAGAAGAACAAGAACCTGGGGGCGGCTTGTGGACGTATTCATCCGGTCGGATCCGGTCCCATGGTGTGGTATCAGAAGTTCGAGTACGCCATAGGTCATTGGCTGCAGAAGGCTACGGAACATATGATCGGCTGTGTACTTTGTAGTCCGGGTTGTTTCTCGTTGTTCAGAGGTAAAGGTCTCATGGACGATAATGTAATGCGCAAGTACACAACACGGTCCGACGAAGCTAGACATTACGTCCAGTACGATCAGGGAGAGGATCGATGGTTGTGCACTCTGTTGCTGCAACGAGGCTATCGTGTTGAGTATTCAGCTGCCTCCGATGCATACACTCACTGTCCGGAAGGTTTCAACGAGTTCTATAATCAACGTCGTCGATGGGTTCCGTCCACCATCGCCAACATCATGGATCTGCTGATGGACTATAAGCGTACGATCAAAATCAACGACAACATTTCGCTACTGTACATTTTCTACCAGATGATGTTGATGGGTGGTACGATTCTTGGCCCCGGTACGATTTTCCTTATGTTGGTGGGAGCTTTTGTCGCCGCGTTCAAAATTGATAACTGGACCTCGTTCTACTACAATATTATACCCATACTGCTGTTCATGTTGGTCTGCTTTACATGCAAATCTAACATACAACTATTACTGGCACAGATCCTATCGACGATGTACGCACTGATTATGATGGCCGTGATAGTTGGTACAGCGTTACAGCTGGGAGAGGACGGCATCGGAAGTCCTTCGGCTATTTTCCTCATAGCAATGACGGGGTCATTTTTCATAGCAGCTTGTCTCCATCCGCAGGAGTTCTGGTGTATCGCCTCTGGTTTGATTTATTTGTTGTCTATACCGTCCATGTACTTGCTTTTGATCCTGTACTCGATCATTAACCTCAATGTCGTCTCCTGGGGTACCCGGGAAGTGGTGGCGAAAAAGACCAAAAAAGAACTCGAACAGGAGAAAAAAGAAGCAGAAGAGGCTTCCAAACGAGTCAAGCAAAAATCACTGCTTGGGTTCCTTCAGGGCGGGGCTGATTCAAACTCGGATGAAGAAGGATCTATTGAAATATCAATCGCTGGACTGTTCCGTTGTTTACTTTGCACGCACGGTAAAACTACTGATGAAAAGGCTCAACTGATTCACATAGCGGACGCTCTGGATTCGATCACCAAGAAAATCGAGGTACTGGAGAAACACATCGATCCGCATGCCCACCACACCCGTAAGCGAACTGCATCGGCTGGATCGAAGGATCATCATCTGGGATCGGTGGCAGAGGATACCGAGGACGAGGATGATCGTTCGGATTCGGAAACATCTACGTTGCAAAGGAACGAAAGAGATTTCCTCACCAACCCGTACTGGATTGAGGATCCGGATCTGAAGAAGGGTGAAGTGGATTTCATTTCCAGCACCGAGATTCAATTTTGGAAGGATTTGATCGACCAGTATCTATATCCGATTGATCAGAACAAGGAAGAACAG gcGCGAATTGCTTCCGACCTGATCGAGTTGCGAAACAAATCAGTGTTTGCCTTCTTCATGTTCAACGCACTGTTTGTACTGATCGTGTTCTTGCTACAGTTGAACAAAGATAAATTGCACATCGTTTGGCCGTTGGGCGTTAAAACCAACATTACGTATGACGAAGTCACGGCCGAG GTTCACATATCGAAAGAGTATCTACAGCTCGAACCTATCGGCTTGGTGTTTGTGTTCTTCTTTGCGTTGATTCTCGTCATCCAGTTCACCGCCATGTTGTTCCATCGATTCGGAACTCTGTCGCATATCTTAGCCTCGACCGAACTTAACTGGGGCTGCAACAAAAAGCCAGAGGAGCTTTCGCAAGATGCTCTTATAGACAAG CACGCTGTCGAGATTGTGAAAAATCTGCAGAGGCTCCAGGGCATAGATGGCGACTATGACAACGATTCCGGTAGCGGTCCTGATAGGATAGCACGACGGCGAACAATTCAGAACCTAGAGAAGGCACGCCAACCGCGACGACAGATCGGCACACTGGATGTGGCGTTCAAGAAGCGTTTCCTGAAGCTAACCGCAGATGAAAACAATAGCGGTACTCCAATTCTAACCCGCAGAATGACGATGCGCCGTGAGACGATTCGAGCACTAGAGGTGCGCAAAAACTCTGTGATGGCCGAAAGACGTAAATCCCAGATGCAAACGCTGGGCGCCAATAATGAGTATGGCATCACTGGGGTCAACACT TCCAGTAATGCTCCGACACGACCCACGAGGACCTCGAATGCAGGGGTCAGTGTGAAGGACATATTCAACGTCAATGGAGGCCCGGGAGGAGACATCTACGGTGTTACGGGACAGGTCAACCAAGCATACGAACCTGTGATCGAAGATGACGATCGTAACTCGCTTAGACTGCAACCCCGCAATCAGGTTACGTGGAGCAACAACAATGGACGGCTGTGA